A portion of the Pithys albifrons albifrons isolate INPA30051 chromosome 1, PitAlb_v1, whole genome shotgun sequence genome contains these proteins:
- the P2RY2 gene encoding P2Y purinoceptor 2, which translates to MANLTIPPAWTRVINSSLDPDGPDDNSYRCRFDEDFKYVLLPVSYGIVCVVGLFLNLLALYAFIFRIKTWNASTTYMFNLAISDTLYVVSLPLLVYYYAMGDHWPFSVGLCKIVRFLFYTNLYCSILFLLCISVHRFLGICFPLRSLQWGHVRHARRVSAAVWAVTVACQSPVLFFVTTSAKGDTVTCHDTSSKDLFGQFVIYSSVMLVLLFCIPFLTIIVCYCLMARRLLRPTRGISRLSRSKKKSVKMIIIVLVVFIVCFLPFHVTRTLYYSFRSWDLSCQTLNAINLAYKVTRPLASTNSCLDPILYFLAGQRFMKFAGNKMPWKAQNEVALGIVPNSHLGSSNDTETLSKDLKCSKT; encoded by the coding sequence ATGGCAAACCTAACAATCCCTCCAGCCTGGACCAGGGTCATCAACAGCTCCCTGGACCCAGATGGCCCGGACGACAACTCCTACAGGTGCAGATTTGACGAGGACTTCAAGTATGTCCTGCTGCCTGTCTCCTATGGCATCGTGTGTGTGGTGGGGCTcttcctcaacctgctggcccTCTATGCCTTCATCTTCAGGATCAAGACCTGGAATGCCTCCACCACCTACATGTTCAACCTGGCCATATCTGATACACTCTAcgtggtgtccctgcccctcctggtGTACTACTACGCCATGGGGGACCACTGGCCCTTCAGCGTGGGCTTGTGTAAGATTGTGCGCTTCCTGTTCTACACCAACCTCTACTGCAGCATCCTCTTCCTGCTGTGCATCAGCGTGCACCGCTTCCTGGGCATCTGCTTCCCGCTGCGCTCGCTGCAGTGGGGGCACGTGCGGCACGCCCGGCGCGTGTCTGCGGCTGTGTGGGCCGTCACCGTCGCCTGCCAGTCGCCCGTGCTCTTCTTCGTCACCACCAGCGCCAAGGGCGACACTGTCACCTGCCACGACACCTCCAGCAAGGATCTCTTCGGCCAGTTCGTCATCTACAGCTCGGtgatgctggtgctgctcttCTGCATCCCCTTCCTCACCATCATTGTCTGCTACTGCCTGATGGCGCGGCGGCTGCTCCGGCCCACGCGTGGCATCTCCCGCCTCTCCCGCTCCAAGAAGAAGTCGGTCAAGATGATCATCATTGTCCTGGTGGTCTTCATCGTGTGCTTCCTCCCCTTCCACGTCACCCGCACCCTGTACTACTCCTTCCGGAGCTGGGACCTCAGCTGCCAGACCCTCAACGCCATCAATTTGGCCTACAAGGTGACTCGGCCCCTCGCCAGCACCAACAGCTGCCTGGATCCCATCCTGTACTTCCTGGCAGGGCAGCGCTTCATGAAGTTTGCGGGCAACAAAATGCCATGGAAGGCCCAAAATGAGGTGGCGCTGGGCATCGTGCCCAACAGCCACCTGGGCAGCAGCAACGACACCGAAACCTTATCCAAAGATCTGAAATGCTCCAAGACgtag